Proteins encoded together in one Oreochromis aureus strain Israel breed Guangdong linkage group 23, ZZ_aureus, whole genome shotgun sequence window:
- the jagn1b gene encoding protein jagunal homolog 1-B, with protein sequence MASRAGPRATGTDGSDFQHRERVASHYQMSVALKSEIRKLNIFHLLIWVLMAAQVTVSQLNLVSHKVVASPYQWEYPYLLSIIPTVFSFLALPRNNISYLVISMISAGLFCVAPLIYGSMEMFPVAQQLYRHGKSYRFIFGFSAVSVMYLVIVIAVQVHGWQIYYSKKLLDQWFTTTQEKKKK encoded by the exons ATGGCTTCTCGAGCTGGTCCAAGAGCAACGGGCACAGATGGCAGTGACTTCCAGCACCGGGAGCGGGTCGCCTCTCACTACCAGATGAG TGTTGCCTTGAAGTCTGAAATCCGTAAGCTCAACATTTTCCATCTGCTGATCTGGGTGCTGATGGCAGCTCAG GTGACGGTAAGCCAGCTGAACCTGGTGTCCCACAAGGTGGTGGCCTCTCCATACCAGTGGGAGTACCCCTACTTACTGAGCATAATACCCACAGTCTTCAGCTTCTTGGCACTGCCCCGTAACAACATCAGCTACCTGGTCATCTCCATGATCAGCGCCGGGCTCTTTTGCGTGGCGCCACTGATCTACGGCAGCATGGAGATGTTCCCCGTGGCTCAGCAGCTCTATCGCCACGGCAAATCATACCGTTTCATTTTCGGCTTCAGTGCCGTGTCAGTCATGTACCTGGTGATCGTAATCGCCGTGCAGGTTCACGGCTGGCAGATCTACTATAGTAAGAAGCTGCTGGACCAGTGGTTCACCACCacacaggagaagaagaagaaataa